In Thermovirga sp., the sequence GGCATTCTCGCGGAAGCCATAGGCAGGAGCCATGGAAGATGAAATTCCTGAACAATATGACCCTCGGCCAGTATGTACCTGTCGAATCGCCGGTCCACCACCTCGATCCGCGGTGCAAGATCGTTGCCGTCCTTTTTAGCCTCGTGGGCATCTTCCTGGTCCGGGGTCCTCTGGGCTTCACGATGTGGGGCCTCCTTTTTCCGACCCTGGTCGCCACATCGAAGATCCCCGCCCGGCTTGTCCTTTCCACGGTGAAGCCGGTCTGGATACTGGTGGCCTTCACCGCCGCGATACACCTTTTCTTCACGGGGGGCGAACCGATCTTCTCCTGGGGCATATTGAAGATAACCCGGGAAGGTGTGGTCATGGCCTCGAGAATGGGTTTGAGACTGATGCTGCTCATCATGTTCGCGGGAATGTTGACC encodes:
- a CDS encoding energy-coupling factor transporter transmembrane protein EcfT, whose product is MKFLNNMTLGQYVPVESPVHHLDPRCKIVAVLFSLVGIFLVRGPLGFTMWGLLFPTLVATSKIPARLVLSTVKPVWILVAFTAAIHLFFTGGEPIFSWGILKITREGVVMASRMGLRLMLLIMFAGMLTLTTSPTELADGLESLFSPFRRFGFPAHELAMMMTIALRFIPTLLNETERIMKAQIARGAELERGGP